The DNA segment aataaattaCTATCAAATTTATCTTTAAAATCAACtacagttttataattttcaattaCCTAACAGCACTGGTCAAATCCTCGAAAGTTGCTACGATGTTGTATTATACTTTGCAGGGTAGCGGTAATTGTATCGGCATGTGCTCTCCtgaaaaattgaataaaattgccTGTAATTTTTGAAAACTTCATTATCAAAATTTGTAATGTCGTTTACGATAGCTTTCCTAATATAATGTTTATTACGAACATAAGATACTGTAGGGAGCTGGTAAGTTTACGAGGCACAAGAATGCGGAGCTCGATTGTTTATGGCCTAAGGTCTCCGTCCGTTTACTACACGTATTTTCGGCATGTCACCGAGACCCTAAATGAGACGGATGAACAGTGGTGGGGGACAGGTAGAGCGAATGAGAAACCTCTCTTCCCCTTCTTTCGTCCCGCTTGTAAACTTACCAGGTCTTCGCAGTTTATGAATTCGTAATAATATAAGCTTAATAATTAAAGATTGATAAATGAATAATAGAATCCCTGATTAGTTCATTGTGATTTTTCTGTTAGGCCTATACATggtttaatatttctattcaaATGGGTTCAGGATGATGAACCGTCTGGAAATGTTGTTCAAGATAACAGAttggataaaatattttttgcaaaACAGGTAAGCATTATGATGATAGGTTTTTAACCATTATGATATCATCAATTCGATATTTGTAAAATAACTAAAATTTAACGAAGTATTTTTGCTTGTTCAGGTGATTAATAACGCATGCGCAACACAAGCAATATTAAGTGTATTATTAAATTGTAAGCATTCCGATATATCGTTGGGGCCAAATTTGgaggaatttaaaaatttttgccAAAGCTTTGATGCCAATATGAGAGGGCTTGCTCTTAGTAATTGCGATATAATAAGAGAAGTACATAATTCTTTTTCAAGGTATTTTCATGCAGTAACCATgtatataaaatatgaaatgattatttttattttactacaAATAACAAATGTTTTTACAGGCAAACACTATTTGAATATGACTCGAAAAAAGCATCTAAAGATGATGATGTTTTTCATTTTGTAAGTTATATACCAATTGATGGTCGATTATATGAGTTAGATGGATTGAAAGATGGACCAATGGACCTAGGTCCATGTCCGCTTGGAGAACAATGGGTTCAAGCAGCAAAACCCATAATtcaaaaaagaataaataagtaagcaatttaaacatttaaaattttctttcgcTGATTTCGTATGCTaa comes from the Colletes latitarsis isolate SP2378_abdomen chromosome 7, iyColLati1, whole genome shotgun sequence genome and includes:
- the Uch-l5 gene encoding ubiquitin carboxy-terminal hydrolase L5, yielding MADSAGNWCLIESDPGVFTELIKEFGVKGAQVEELWSLDDDQFDNLKPIHGLIFLFKWVQDDEPSGNVVQDNRLDKIFFAKQVINNACATQAILSVLLNCKHSDISLGPNLEEFKNFCQSFDANMRGLALSNCDIIREVHNSFSRQTLFEYDSKKASKDDDVFHFVSYIPIDGRLYELDGLKDGPMDLGPCPLGEQWVQAAKPIIQKRINKYNEGEIHFNLMAIVTDRKTLYERQKANVCDPAELERLQTLIEKEIRKSKRYQIENIRRKHNYLPLIMELLKILAKEGKLVPLYQRAKEKALEKQSKKNTV